Proteins encoded within one genomic window of Geotalea daltonii FRC-32:
- a CDS encoding chemotaxis protein CheW — protein sequence MHSDNSDIQVACFTLDDNIYAVDIMRIREIIKPQKLTSLPKAPPYVEGVINLRGSVIPVIDLRKRFDLPVREIDSAVRLLIVRVAKQLLGFVVDNVTEVITVPARDIKPPPQIAGGIGAQYLLGVCLFQEALIMLLNIDTIFTDREASELGLIGSMHGEG from the coding sequence ATGCACTCCGATAATAGTGATATTCAAGTCGCCTGCTTTACCCTTGATGACAACATTTACGCAGTGGATATCATGCGTATCAGAGAAATCATCAAACCTCAGAAGCTGACCAGCCTGCCCAAGGCACCCCCCTATGTGGAAGGAGTCATAAATCTGCGTGGTTCCGTTATTCCGGTCATCGACCTGCGTAAAAGGTTCGATCTGCCGGTCCGCGAAATCGACAGCGCGGTAAGGCTGCTGATTGTGAGAGTGGCAAAGCAACTACTTGGATTTGTCGTTGATAATGTTACCGAAGTCATCACCGTGCCTGCCAGAGATATAAAACCGCCGCCACAGATAGCAGGAGGGATTGGTGCCCAGTACCTCCTTGGAGTCTGCCTGTTCCAGGAGGCACTGATCATGCTGTTGAACATCGACACAATATTTACTGACAGAGAGGCTTCCGAACTAGGGCTGATTGGCTCTATGCATGGTGAAGGTTGA